From Piliocolobus tephrosceles isolate RC106 chromosome 16, ASM277652v3, whole genome shotgun sequence, the proteins below share one genomic window:
- the TMC6 gene encoding transmembrane channel-like protein 6 isoform X12 — MPSRTIGRSRGAIISQYYSRTVQLRRRSSRPLLGNFVLSARPSLRLYDLELDPTAREEEEKQSLLVKELQSLAVAQRDHMLRGMPLSLAEKRSLREKSRTPTGRWRGQRGSGGVCSCCGRLRYACVLALHSLGLVLLSGLQALTPWRYALKRIGGQFGSSVLSYFLFLKTLLAFNAVLLLLLVAFIMGPQVAFPPTLPGPAPVCTGLELLTGAGCFTHTVMFYGHYSNATLNQPCGSPLDGSQCTPRAGGLPYNMPLAYLYTVGAGFFITCITLVYSMAHSFGESYRVGSTSGIHAITVFCSWDYKVTQKRASRLQQDNIRTRLKELLAEWQLRQSPRSVCGRLRQAAALGLAWLLCLGTALGCAVAVHVFSEFLIQSPEAAGQEAALLVLPLVVGLLNLGAPYLCRVLAALEPHDSPVLEVYVAICRNLILKLAILGTLCYHWLGRRVAVLQGQCWEDFVGQELYRFLVMDFVLMLLDTLFGELVWSRIISEKKLKRRRKPEFDIARNVLELIYGQTLTWLGVLFSPLLPAVQIIKLLLVFYVKKTSLLANCQAPRRPWLASHMSTVFLTLLCFPAFLGAAVFLCYAVWQVKPSSTCGPFRTLDSMYEAGRVWVRYLEAAGPRVSWLPWVHRYLVENTFFVFLVSALLLAVIYLNIQVVRGQRRVICLLKEQISNEGEDKIFLINKLHSIYERKEREERSRVGTTEETAAPPALLTEERDD, encoded by the exons ATGCCCAGCCGCACCATTG GCCGCAGCCGAGGCGCCATAATCTCCCAGTACTACAGCCGCACAGTGCAGCTTCGGCGCAGGAGCAGCCGGCCCCTGCTCGGGAACTTTGTCCTCTCCGCCCGGCCCAGCCTCCGCCTGTACGACTTGGAGCTGGACCCCACAGCCCGGGAGGAGGAGG AGAAGCAGAGCCTCCTGGTGAAGGAGCTCCAGAGCCTGGCGGTGGCACAGCGGGACCACATGCTTCGAGGGATGCCCTTAAGCCTGGCTGAGAAACGCAGCCTGCG AGAGAAGAGCAGGACCCCGACGGGGAGGTGGAGAGGCCAGCGGGGCAGTGGCGGGGTCTGCTCCTGCTGTGGCCGGCTCAGATATGCCTGCGTGCTG GCCTTGCACAGCCTGGGGCTGGTGCTGCTCTCCGGCCTGCAGGCCCTGACGCCATGGCGCTATGCCCTGAAGCGCATCGGGGGCCAGTTCGGCTCCAGCGTGCTCTCCTACTTCCTCTTCCTCAAAACCCTGCTGGCTTTCAACGctgtcctgctgctgctgctggtggccTTCATCATGGGCCCGCAGGTCGCCTTCCCGCCCACCCTGCCGGGCCCTGCCCCCGTCTGCACAGGCCTGGAGCTCCTCACAGGCGCG GGCTGCTTCACCCACACTGTCATGTTCTACGGCCACTACAGTAACGCCACGCTGAACCAGCCGTGTGGCAGCCCCCTGGACGGCAGCCAGTGCACACCCAGGGCGGGCGGCCTGCCCTACAACATGCCCCTGGCCTACCTCTACACTGTGGGTGCAGGCTTCTTTATCACCTGCATCACCCTGGTGTACAG CATGGCTCACTCTTTCGGGGAGAGCTACCGGGTGGGCAGCACCTCTGGCATCCACGCTATCACCGTCTTCTGCTCCTGGGACTACAAGGTGACGCAGAAGCGGGCCTCCCGCCTCCAGCAGGACAACATTCGCACCCGGCTGAAG GAGCTGCTGGCTGAGTGGCAGCTGCGGCAGAGCCCCAGGAGCGTGtgcgggaggctgcggcaggcggCTGCGCTGGGGCTTGCATGGCTGCTGTGTCTGGGGACTGCACTGGGCTGCGCTGTGGCCGTCCACGTCTTCTCAGAGTTCTTGATCCAG AGTCCGGAGGCTGCTGGCCAGGAGGCTGCGCTGCTGGTCCTGCCCCTGGTGGTTGGCCTTCTCAACCTGGGGGCCCCCTACCTGTGCCGTGTTCTGGCCGCCCTGGAGCCGCATGACTCCCCGGTGCTGGAGGTGTACGTGGCCATCTGCAG GAACCTCATCCTCAAGCTGGCCATCCTGGGGACATTGTGCTACCACTGGCTGGGCCGCAGGGTGGCTGTCCTGCAGGGCCAGTGCTGGGAGGACTTTGTGGGCCAGGAGCTGTACCGGTTCCTGGTGATGGACTTCGTCCTCATGCTTCTGGACACGCTTTTTGGGGAGCTGGTGTGGAG CAGGATTATCTCCGAGAAGAAGCTGAAGAGGCGGCGGAAGCCGGAGTTTGACATCGCCCGGAATGTCCTGGAGCTGATTTACGGGCAGACTCTGACCTG GCTGGGGGTGCTCTTCTCACCCCTCCTCCCCGCCGTGCAGATCATCAAGCTGCTGCTCGTCTTCTACGTCAAGAAG ACCAGCCTTCTGGCCAACTGCCAGGCGCCGCGCCGGCCCTGGCTGGCCTCACACATGAGCACGGTCTTCCTCACGCTGCTCTGCTTCCCCGCCTTCCTGGGCGCTGCCGTCTTCCTCTGCTACGCAGTCTGGCA GGTGAAGCCCTCGAGCACCTGTGGCCCCTTCCGGACCCTGGACAGCATGTACGAGGCTGGCAGGGTGTGGGTGCGCTACCTGGAGGCGGCGGGCCCCAGGGTCTCCTGGCTGCCCTGGGTGCACCGGTACCTGGTGGAAAACACATTCTTCGTCTTCCTGGTGTCAGCCCTGCTGCT GGCCGTGATCTACCTCAACATCCAGGTGGTGCGGGGCCAGCGGAGGGTCATCTGCCTGCTCAAGGAGCAGATCAGCAAC GAGGGGGAAGACAAAATCTTCTTAATCAACAAGCTTCACTCCATCTacgagaggaaggagagggaggagaggagcag GGTTGGGACAACCGAGGAGACTGCAGCACCCCCTGCGCTGCTCACAGAGGAACGGGATGACTAG
- the TMC6 gene encoding transmembrane channel-like protein 6 isoform X6: MAQPLAFVLDVPETPGDQGSQDPSPYDESEVHDSFHQLIQEQSQWVAQEGLELQQREQEAPGSGQQTLPRPEGTQSTATLRILASMPSRTIGRSRGAIISQYYSRTVQLRRRSSRPLLGNFVLSARPSLRLYDLELDPTAREEEEKQSLLVKELQSLAVAQRDHMLRGMPLSLAEKRSLREKSRTPTGRWRGQRGSGGVCSCCGRLRYACVLALHSLGLVLLSGLQALTPWRYALKRIGGQFGSSVLSYFLFLKTLLAFNAVLLLLLVAFIMGPQVAFPPTLPGPAPVCTGLELLTGAGCFTHTVMFYGHYSNATLNQPCGSPLDGSQCTPRAGGLPYNMPLAYLYTVGAGFFITCITLVYSMAHSFGESYRVGSTSGIHAITVFCSWDYKVTQKRASRLQQDNIRTRLKELLAEWQLRQSPRSVCGRLRQAAALGLAWLLCLGTALGCAVAVHVFSEFLIQSPEAAGQEAALLVLPLVVGLLNLGAPYLCRVLAALEPHDSPVLEVYVAICRNLILKLAILGTLCYHWLGRRVAVLQGQCWEDFVGQELYRFLVMDFVLMLLDTLFGELVWSRIISEKKLKRRRKPEFDIARNVLELIYGQTLTWLGVLFSPLLPAVQIIKLLLVFYVKKTSLLANCQAPRRPWLASHMSTVFLTLLCFPAFLGAAVFLCYAVWQVKPSSTCGPFRTLDSMYEAGRVWVRYLEAAGPRVSWLPWVHRYLVENTFFVFLVSALLLAVIYLNIQVVRGQRRVICLLKEQISNACILLLGSALPPGFPVHSRCHLSSCRFLLWG; encoded by the exons ATGGCCCAGCCGCTGGCCTTCGTCCTCGATGTCCCTGAGACCCCGGGGGACCAGGG CAGCCAGGATCCCAGCCCCTACGATGAAAGCGAAGTACACGATTCCTTCCACCAGCTCATCCAAGAACAGAGCCAGTGGGTGGCCCAGGAGGGGCTGGAGCTGCAGCAGAGAGAGCAGGAGGCCCCAG GGAGTGGCCAGCAGACGCTCCCGCGGCCCGAGGGCACCCAGAGCACGGCCACACTCCGCATCCTGGCCAGCATGCCCAGCCGCACCATTG GCCGCAGCCGAGGCGCCATAATCTCCCAGTACTACAGCCGCACAGTGCAGCTTCGGCGCAGGAGCAGCCGGCCCCTGCTCGGGAACTTTGTCCTCTCCGCCCGGCCCAGCCTCCGCCTGTACGACTTGGAGCTGGACCCCACAGCCCGGGAGGAGGAGG AGAAGCAGAGCCTCCTGGTGAAGGAGCTCCAGAGCCTGGCGGTGGCACAGCGGGACCACATGCTTCGAGGGATGCCCTTAAGCCTGGCTGAGAAACGCAGCCTGCG AGAGAAGAGCAGGACCCCGACGGGGAGGTGGAGAGGCCAGCGGGGCAGTGGCGGGGTCTGCTCCTGCTGTGGCCGGCTCAGATATGCCTGCGTGCTG GCCTTGCACAGCCTGGGGCTGGTGCTGCTCTCCGGCCTGCAGGCCCTGACGCCATGGCGCTATGCCCTGAAGCGCATCGGGGGCCAGTTCGGCTCCAGCGTGCTCTCCTACTTCCTCTTCCTCAAAACCCTGCTGGCTTTCAACGctgtcctgctgctgctgctggtggccTTCATCATGGGCCCGCAGGTCGCCTTCCCGCCCACCCTGCCGGGCCCTGCCCCCGTCTGCACAGGCCTGGAGCTCCTCACAGGCGCG GGCTGCTTCACCCACACTGTCATGTTCTACGGCCACTACAGTAACGCCACGCTGAACCAGCCGTGTGGCAGCCCCCTGGACGGCAGCCAGTGCACACCCAGGGCGGGCGGCCTGCCCTACAACATGCCCCTGGCCTACCTCTACACTGTGGGTGCAGGCTTCTTTATCACCTGCATCACCCTGGTGTACAG CATGGCTCACTCTTTCGGGGAGAGCTACCGGGTGGGCAGCACCTCTGGCATCCACGCTATCACCGTCTTCTGCTCCTGGGACTACAAGGTGACGCAGAAGCGGGCCTCCCGCCTCCAGCAGGACAACATTCGCACCCGGCTGAAG GAGCTGCTGGCTGAGTGGCAGCTGCGGCAGAGCCCCAGGAGCGTGtgcgggaggctgcggcaggcggCTGCGCTGGGGCTTGCATGGCTGCTGTGTCTGGGGACTGCACTGGGCTGCGCTGTGGCCGTCCACGTCTTCTCAGAGTTCTTGATCCAG AGTCCGGAGGCTGCTGGCCAGGAGGCTGCGCTGCTGGTCCTGCCCCTGGTGGTTGGCCTTCTCAACCTGGGGGCCCCCTACCTGTGCCGTGTTCTGGCCGCCCTGGAGCCGCATGACTCCCCGGTGCTGGAGGTGTACGTGGCCATCTGCAG GAACCTCATCCTCAAGCTGGCCATCCTGGGGACATTGTGCTACCACTGGCTGGGCCGCAGGGTGGCTGTCCTGCAGGGCCAGTGCTGGGAGGACTTTGTGGGCCAGGAGCTGTACCGGTTCCTGGTGATGGACTTCGTCCTCATGCTTCTGGACACGCTTTTTGGGGAGCTGGTGTGGAG CAGGATTATCTCCGAGAAGAAGCTGAAGAGGCGGCGGAAGCCGGAGTTTGACATCGCCCGGAATGTCCTGGAGCTGATTTACGGGCAGACTCTGACCTG GCTGGGGGTGCTCTTCTCACCCCTCCTCCCCGCCGTGCAGATCATCAAGCTGCTGCTCGTCTTCTACGTCAAGAAG ACCAGCCTTCTGGCCAACTGCCAGGCGCCGCGCCGGCCCTGGCTGGCCTCACACATGAGCACGGTCTTCCTCACGCTGCTCTGCTTCCCCGCCTTCCTGGGCGCTGCCGTCTTCCTCTGCTACGCAGTCTGGCA GGTGAAGCCCTCGAGCACCTGTGGCCCCTTCCGGACCCTGGACAGCATGTACGAGGCTGGCAGGGTGTGGGTGCGCTACCTGGAGGCGGCGGGCCCCAGGGTCTCCTGGCTGCCCTGGGTGCACCGGTACCTGGTGGAAAACACATTCTTCGTCTTCCTGGTGTCAGCCCTGCTGCT GGCCGTGATCTACCTCAACATCCAGGTGGTGCGGGGCCAGCGGAGGGTCATCTGCCTGCTCAAGGAGCAGATCAGCAAC GCTTGCATCCTGCTGCTGGGCTCTGCCCTCCCCCCAGGGTTCCCCGTCCACTCCCGTTGCCATTTGTCCTCCTGCAGGTTTTTACTCTGGGGCTG A
- the TMC6 gene encoding transmembrane channel-like protein 6 isoform X9, giving the protein MAQPLAFVLDVPETPGDQGSQDPSPYDESEVHDSFHQLIQEQSQWVAQEGLELQQREQEAPGSGQQTLPRPEGTQSTATLRILASMPSRTIGRSRGAIISQYYSRTVQLRRRSSRPLLGNFVLSARPSLRLYDLELDPTAREEEEKQSLLVKELQSLAVAQRDHMLRGMPLSLAEKRSLREKSRTPTGRWRGQRGSGGVCSCCGRLRYACVLALHSLGLVLLSGLQALTPWRYALKRIGGQFGSSVLSYFLFLKTLLAFNAVLLLLLVAFIMGPQVAFPPTLPGPAPVCTGLELLTGAGCFTHTVMFYGHYSNATLNQPCGSPLDGSQCTPRAGGLPYNMPLAYLYTVGAGFFITCITLVYSMAHSFGESYRVGSTSGIHAITVFCSWDYKVTQKRASRLQQDNIRTRLKELLAEWQLRQSPRSVCGRLRQAAALGLAWLLCLGTALGCAVAVHVFSEFLIQSPEAAGQEAALLVLPLVVGLLNLGAPYLCRVLAALEPHDSPVLEVYVAICRNLILKLAILGTLCYHWLGRRVAVLQGQCWEDFVGQELYRFLVMDFVLMLLDTLFGELVWSRIISEKKLKRRRKPEFDIARNVLELIYGQTLTWLGVLFSPLLPAVQIIKLLLVFYVKKTSLLANCQAPRRPWLASHMSTVFLTLLCFPAFLGAAVFLCYAVWQVKPSSTCGPFRTLDSMYEAGRVWVRYLEAAGPRVSWLPWVHRYLVENTFFVFLVSALLLAVIYLNIQVVRGQRRVICLLKEQISNVKNGGWSVRVRVAPRERDLSGHCWL; this is encoded by the exons ATGGCCCAGCCGCTGGCCTTCGTCCTCGATGTCCCTGAGACCCCGGGGGACCAGGG CAGCCAGGATCCCAGCCCCTACGATGAAAGCGAAGTACACGATTCCTTCCACCAGCTCATCCAAGAACAGAGCCAGTGGGTGGCCCAGGAGGGGCTGGAGCTGCAGCAGAGAGAGCAGGAGGCCCCAG GGAGTGGCCAGCAGACGCTCCCGCGGCCCGAGGGCACCCAGAGCACGGCCACACTCCGCATCCTGGCCAGCATGCCCAGCCGCACCATTG GCCGCAGCCGAGGCGCCATAATCTCCCAGTACTACAGCCGCACAGTGCAGCTTCGGCGCAGGAGCAGCCGGCCCCTGCTCGGGAACTTTGTCCTCTCCGCCCGGCCCAGCCTCCGCCTGTACGACTTGGAGCTGGACCCCACAGCCCGGGAGGAGGAGG AGAAGCAGAGCCTCCTGGTGAAGGAGCTCCAGAGCCTGGCGGTGGCACAGCGGGACCACATGCTTCGAGGGATGCCCTTAAGCCTGGCTGAGAAACGCAGCCTGCG AGAGAAGAGCAGGACCCCGACGGGGAGGTGGAGAGGCCAGCGGGGCAGTGGCGGGGTCTGCTCCTGCTGTGGCCGGCTCAGATATGCCTGCGTGCTG GCCTTGCACAGCCTGGGGCTGGTGCTGCTCTCCGGCCTGCAGGCCCTGACGCCATGGCGCTATGCCCTGAAGCGCATCGGGGGCCAGTTCGGCTCCAGCGTGCTCTCCTACTTCCTCTTCCTCAAAACCCTGCTGGCTTTCAACGctgtcctgctgctgctgctggtggccTTCATCATGGGCCCGCAGGTCGCCTTCCCGCCCACCCTGCCGGGCCCTGCCCCCGTCTGCACAGGCCTGGAGCTCCTCACAGGCGCG GGCTGCTTCACCCACACTGTCATGTTCTACGGCCACTACAGTAACGCCACGCTGAACCAGCCGTGTGGCAGCCCCCTGGACGGCAGCCAGTGCACACCCAGGGCGGGCGGCCTGCCCTACAACATGCCCCTGGCCTACCTCTACACTGTGGGTGCAGGCTTCTTTATCACCTGCATCACCCTGGTGTACAG CATGGCTCACTCTTTCGGGGAGAGCTACCGGGTGGGCAGCACCTCTGGCATCCACGCTATCACCGTCTTCTGCTCCTGGGACTACAAGGTGACGCAGAAGCGGGCCTCCCGCCTCCAGCAGGACAACATTCGCACCCGGCTGAAG GAGCTGCTGGCTGAGTGGCAGCTGCGGCAGAGCCCCAGGAGCGTGtgcgggaggctgcggcaggcggCTGCGCTGGGGCTTGCATGGCTGCTGTGTCTGGGGACTGCACTGGGCTGCGCTGTGGCCGTCCACGTCTTCTCAGAGTTCTTGATCCAG AGTCCGGAGGCTGCTGGCCAGGAGGCTGCGCTGCTGGTCCTGCCCCTGGTGGTTGGCCTTCTCAACCTGGGGGCCCCCTACCTGTGCCGTGTTCTGGCCGCCCTGGAGCCGCATGACTCCCCGGTGCTGGAGGTGTACGTGGCCATCTGCAG GAACCTCATCCTCAAGCTGGCCATCCTGGGGACATTGTGCTACCACTGGCTGGGCCGCAGGGTGGCTGTCCTGCAGGGCCAGTGCTGGGAGGACTTTGTGGGCCAGGAGCTGTACCGGTTCCTGGTGATGGACTTCGTCCTCATGCTTCTGGACACGCTTTTTGGGGAGCTGGTGTGGAG CAGGATTATCTCCGAGAAGAAGCTGAAGAGGCGGCGGAAGCCGGAGTTTGACATCGCCCGGAATGTCCTGGAGCTGATTTACGGGCAGACTCTGACCTG GCTGGGGGTGCTCTTCTCACCCCTCCTCCCCGCCGTGCAGATCATCAAGCTGCTGCTCGTCTTCTACGTCAAGAAG ACCAGCCTTCTGGCCAACTGCCAGGCGCCGCGCCGGCCCTGGCTGGCCTCACACATGAGCACGGTCTTCCTCACGCTGCTCTGCTTCCCCGCCTTCCTGGGCGCTGCCGTCTTCCTCTGCTACGCAGTCTGGCA GGTGAAGCCCTCGAGCACCTGTGGCCCCTTCCGGACCCTGGACAGCATGTACGAGGCTGGCAGGGTGTGGGTGCGCTACCTGGAGGCGGCGGGCCCCAGGGTCTCCTGGCTGCCCTGGGTGCACCGGTACCTGGTGGAAAACACATTCTTCGTCTTCCTGGTGTCAGCCCTGCTGCT GGCCGTGATCTACCTCAACATCCAGGTGGTGCGGGGCCAGCGGAGGGTCATCTGCCTGCTCAAGGAGCAGATCAGCAAC GTGAAAAACGGAGGCTGGAGTGTCAGGGTCAGAGTGGCGCCACGTGAGCGGGACTTGAGCggccactgctggctttga
- the TMC6 gene encoding transmembrane channel-like protein 6 isoform X5, with amino-acid sequence MAQPLAFVLDVPETPGDQGSQDPSPYDESEVHDSFHQLIQEQSQWVAQEGLELQQREQEAPGSGQQTLPRPEGTQSTATLRILASMPSRTIGRSRGAIISQYYSRTVQLRRRSSRPLLGNFVLSARPSLRLYDLELDPTAREEEEKQSLLVKELQSLAVAQRDHMLRGMPLSLAEKRSLREKSRTPTGRWRGQRGSGGVCSCCGRLRYACVLALHSLGLVLLSGLQALTPWRYALKRIGGQFGSSVLSYFLFLKTLLAFNAVLLLLLVAFIMGPQVAFPPTLPGPAPVCTGLELLTGAGCFTHTVMFYGHYSNATLNQPCGSPLDGSQCTPRAGGLPYNMPLAYLYTVGAGFFITCITLVYSMAHSFGESYRVGSTSGIHAITVFCSWDYKVTQKRASRLQQDNIRTRLKELLAEWQLRQSPRSVCGRLRQAAALGLAWLLCLGTALGCAVAVHVFSEFLIQSPEAAGQEAALLVLPLVVGLLNLGAPYLCRVLAALEPHDSPVLEVYVAICRNLILKLAILGTLCYHWLGRRVAVLQGQCWEDFVGQELYRFLVMDFVLMLLDTLFGELVWSRIISEKKLKRRRKPEFDIARNVLELIYGQTLTWLGVLFSPLLPAVQIIKLLLVFYVKKTSLLANCQAPRRPWLASHMSTVFLTLLCFPAFLGAAVFLCYAVWQVKPSSTCGPFRTLDSMYEAGRVWVRYLEAAGPRVSWLPWVHRYLVENTFFVFLVSALLLAVIYLNIQVVRGQRRVICLLKEQISNACILLLGSALPPGFPVHSRCHLSSCRFLLWGW; translated from the exons ATGGCCCAGCCGCTGGCCTTCGTCCTCGATGTCCCTGAGACCCCGGGGGACCAGGG CAGCCAGGATCCCAGCCCCTACGATGAAAGCGAAGTACACGATTCCTTCCACCAGCTCATCCAAGAACAGAGCCAGTGGGTGGCCCAGGAGGGGCTGGAGCTGCAGCAGAGAGAGCAGGAGGCCCCAG GGAGTGGCCAGCAGACGCTCCCGCGGCCCGAGGGCACCCAGAGCACGGCCACACTCCGCATCCTGGCCAGCATGCCCAGCCGCACCATTG GCCGCAGCCGAGGCGCCATAATCTCCCAGTACTACAGCCGCACAGTGCAGCTTCGGCGCAGGAGCAGCCGGCCCCTGCTCGGGAACTTTGTCCTCTCCGCCCGGCCCAGCCTCCGCCTGTACGACTTGGAGCTGGACCCCACAGCCCGGGAGGAGGAGG AGAAGCAGAGCCTCCTGGTGAAGGAGCTCCAGAGCCTGGCGGTGGCACAGCGGGACCACATGCTTCGAGGGATGCCCTTAAGCCTGGCTGAGAAACGCAGCCTGCG AGAGAAGAGCAGGACCCCGACGGGGAGGTGGAGAGGCCAGCGGGGCAGTGGCGGGGTCTGCTCCTGCTGTGGCCGGCTCAGATATGCCTGCGTGCTG GCCTTGCACAGCCTGGGGCTGGTGCTGCTCTCCGGCCTGCAGGCCCTGACGCCATGGCGCTATGCCCTGAAGCGCATCGGGGGCCAGTTCGGCTCCAGCGTGCTCTCCTACTTCCTCTTCCTCAAAACCCTGCTGGCTTTCAACGctgtcctgctgctgctgctggtggccTTCATCATGGGCCCGCAGGTCGCCTTCCCGCCCACCCTGCCGGGCCCTGCCCCCGTCTGCACAGGCCTGGAGCTCCTCACAGGCGCG GGCTGCTTCACCCACACTGTCATGTTCTACGGCCACTACAGTAACGCCACGCTGAACCAGCCGTGTGGCAGCCCCCTGGACGGCAGCCAGTGCACACCCAGGGCGGGCGGCCTGCCCTACAACATGCCCCTGGCCTACCTCTACACTGTGGGTGCAGGCTTCTTTATCACCTGCATCACCCTGGTGTACAG CATGGCTCACTCTTTCGGGGAGAGCTACCGGGTGGGCAGCACCTCTGGCATCCACGCTATCACCGTCTTCTGCTCCTGGGACTACAAGGTGACGCAGAAGCGGGCCTCCCGCCTCCAGCAGGACAACATTCGCACCCGGCTGAAG GAGCTGCTGGCTGAGTGGCAGCTGCGGCAGAGCCCCAGGAGCGTGtgcgggaggctgcggcaggcggCTGCGCTGGGGCTTGCATGGCTGCTGTGTCTGGGGACTGCACTGGGCTGCGCTGTGGCCGTCCACGTCTTCTCAGAGTTCTTGATCCAG AGTCCGGAGGCTGCTGGCCAGGAGGCTGCGCTGCTGGTCCTGCCCCTGGTGGTTGGCCTTCTCAACCTGGGGGCCCCCTACCTGTGCCGTGTTCTGGCCGCCCTGGAGCCGCATGACTCCCCGGTGCTGGAGGTGTACGTGGCCATCTGCAG GAACCTCATCCTCAAGCTGGCCATCCTGGGGACATTGTGCTACCACTGGCTGGGCCGCAGGGTGGCTGTCCTGCAGGGCCAGTGCTGGGAGGACTTTGTGGGCCAGGAGCTGTACCGGTTCCTGGTGATGGACTTCGTCCTCATGCTTCTGGACACGCTTTTTGGGGAGCTGGTGTGGAG CAGGATTATCTCCGAGAAGAAGCTGAAGAGGCGGCGGAAGCCGGAGTTTGACATCGCCCGGAATGTCCTGGAGCTGATTTACGGGCAGACTCTGACCTG GCTGGGGGTGCTCTTCTCACCCCTCCTCCCCGCCGTGCAGATCATCAAGCTGCTGCTCGTCTTCTACGTCAAGAAG ACCAGCCTTCTGGCCAACTGCCAGGCGCCGCGCCGGCCCTGGCTGGCCTCACACATGAGCACGGTCTTCCTCACGCTGCTCTGCTTCCCCGCCTTCCTGGGCGCTGCCGTCTTCCTCTGCTACGCAGTCTGGCA GGTGAAGCCCTCGAGCACCTGTGGCCCCTTCCGGACCCTGGACAGCATGTACGAGGCTGGCAGGGTGTGGGTGCGCTACCTGGAGGCGGCGGGCCCCAGGGTCTCCTGGCTGCCCTGGGTGCACCGGTACCTGGTGGAAAACACATTCTTCGTCTTCCTGGTGTCAGCCCTGCTGCT GGCCGTGATCTACCTCAACATCCAGGTGGTGCGGGGCCAGCGGAGGGTCATCTGCCTGCTCAAGGAGCAGATCAGCAAC GCTTGCATCCTGCTGCTGGGCTCTGCCCTCCCCCCAGGGTTCCCCGTCCACTCCCGTTGCCATTTGTCCTCCTGCAGGTTTTTACTCTGGGGCTG GTGA